One Gloeobacter morelensis MG652769 DNA window includes the following coding sequences:
- a CDS encoding cupin domain-containing protein, with translation MADTSVTKISSQASPKGKQGQKYLASGIHVSMRLWENEPPAEAKPATSRAYETVGYVIAGRAELHIEGQMVLLEAGDSWVVPKGSDHTYKILEAFSAVEATCPPAQVHGRDED, from the coding sequence ATGGCGGATACTTCCGTGACCAAGATCAGTTCCCAGGCTTCCCCCAAAGGCAAGCAGGGCCAGAAGTACCTGGCCTCGGGTATTCACGTCTCGATGCGCCTTTGGGAGAACGAGCCGCCCGCCGAAGCCAAACCCGCCACCAGCCGCGCCTACGAGACGGTGGGCTACGTGATTGCAGGTCGGGCGGAGTTGCACATCGAAGGGCAGATGGTGCTCCTCGAAGCGGGCGATTCGTGGGTAGTACCCAAAGGCTCAGATCACACCTACAAGATCCTCGAAGCGTTCAGCGCCGTCGAGGCGACCTGCCCCCCTGCCCAGGTGCATGGCCGCGACGAAGATTGA
- the leuB gene encoding 3-isopropylmalate dehydrogenase, producing MGGRYKIAVLPGDGIGTEIVQVGVAMLEAAARRFDFALHFEEAPIGGAAIDATGEPLPAATLEQCKASDAVFLGAVGGPQWDALPSDKRPEKALLGLRAGLGLFANLRPARILPQLVAASALKPEVVEGVDILVVRELTGGLYFGIPKGIFPEKKGGRRGVNTMSYSTFEIERIGRVAFEAARGRRGKLCSVDKANVLEVSQLWREVIVGLAPEYPDVELTHMYVDNCAMQLVRQPRQFDTIVTENMFGDILSDEAAMLTGSIGMLPSASLGSGGPGLYEPVHGSAPDIAGQDKANPLAQVLSGAMLLRHSLRQSEAAQAVEKAVQTVLEQGYRTGDIAAPGAHIVGCRAMGERLLAAFEG from the coding sequence TTGGGCGGAAGGTACAAAATCGCGGTGCTGCCGGGCGACGGCATCGGCACTGAAATTGTCCAGGTGGGCGTGGCGATGCTGGAAGCTGCCGCTCGTCGGTTCGATTTCGCCTTGCACTTTGAAGAAGCGCCCATCGGGGGGGCGGCCATCGATGCCACCGGCGAACCGCTCCCGGCTGCGACCCTCGAACAGTGCAAAGCGAGCGACGCGGTGTTTCTAGGGGCGGTGGGCGGCCCGCAGTGGGACGCCCTCCCGTCGGACAAACGTCCCGAGAAGGCTCTGCTCGGCCTGCGCGCCGGTCTGGGGCTATTTGCCAATTTGCGCCCGGCGCGCATCCTGCCGCAACTCGTCGCCGCTTCCGCCCTCAAGCCGGAGGTGGTCGAAGGGGTGGACATTCTGGTGGTGCGCGAACTGACGGGCGGCCTGTACTTCGGCATCCCGAAGGGAATCTTCCCGGAGAAAAAAGGCGGCCGCCGGGGGGTGAACACGATGAGCTACAGCACCTTTGAGATCGAGCGCATCGGCCGGGTGGCTTTTGAAGCGGCCCGGGGACGGCGGGGCAAACTGTGTTCGGTCGATAAAGCCAACGTGCTCGAAGTCTCGCAACTGTGGCGCGAAGTGATTGTGGGCCTTGCCCCCGAGTACCCGGACGTCGAACTGACGCACATGTACGTGGATAACTGTGCGATGCAGCTGGTGCGCCAGCCCCGCCAGTTCGACACGATCGTCACCGAGAACATGTTCGGCGACATTCTTTCAGACGAAGCGGCGATGCTCACAGGCTCCATCGGCATGCTCCCCTCGGCGTCGCTGGGCAGCGGCGGCCCGGGCCTCTACGAGCCGGTGCACGGCTCCGCCCCGGACATCGCAGGCCAGGACAAGGCCAACCCACTGGCCCAGGTGCTCTCGGGGGCGATGCTGCTGCGCCACAGCCTCCGGCAGTCCGAGGCCGCCCAGGCTGTCGAGAAGGCGGTGCAGACGGTCCTGGAGCAAGGCTACCGCACGGGCGATATTGCCGCCCCCGGTGCCCATATCGTCGGTTGCCGGGCGATGGGCGAGCGGTTGCTCGCCGCCTTCGAAGGCTGA
- a CDS encoding DNA recombination-mediator protein A, translating into MTIQQTASKQIAILGSRHVPLGHQQLIEILSYALALTGNRILTSGATGTNQAVIRGVVRADPNALTVILPQSLDRQPRESRDQLENIIHLVEHPENNHMPLGEASIVCNREIIEKAQQLICFAFHDSRVLLEGCEFAEELRKVVTLFYFD; encoded by the coding sequence ATGACCATCCAGCAGACGGCTTCCAAGCAAATTGCCATCCTGGGTTCCCGCCATGTTCCCCTGGGCCATCAGCAACTGATCGAAATCTTGAGCTACGCGCTGGCGCTCACCGGCAACCGCATCCTCACCAGCGGCGCCACCGGCACCAACCAGGCGGTGATCCGGGGAGTAGTGCGCGCTGATCCCAACGCGCTGACGGTCATCTTGCCCCAGAGCCTGGATCGCCAACCGCGCGAATCGCGCGACCAGCTTGAAAATATTATTCACCTGGTCGAACACCCAGAAAACAACCACATGCCCCTGGGGGAAGCGAGCATCGTCTGTAACCGCGAAATCATCGAAAAGGCCCAGCAGTTGATTTGTTTTGCCTTTCACGATTCGCGAGTACTGCTTGAAGGGTGCGAATTCGCCGAGGAGTTGCGCAAGGTGGTGACCCTTTTTTACTTCGATTGA
- a CDS encoding DUF6464 family protein, which translates to MNLLPTQIYRADTAQCVGEVMVPPTQQPGSFVEVEGAIYAVLERRHRYSLRSGRYRLDRIVLYVQPAQGTLGERKLHQGAWVIGDPTCRFNARSPLIRCAQNPGGPCDGCRYYEASE; encoded by the coding sequence ATGAATCTGTTGCCGACCCAGATTTACCGCGCCGACACCGCCCAGTGTGTGGGCGAGGTGATGGTTCCTCCCACGCAGCAGCCCGGCAGTTTTGTCGAGGTCGAAGGGGCAATCTACGCGGTGCTCGAACGCCGTCACCGCTACAGCCTGCGCTCCGGCCGCTACCGGCTCGACCGTATCGTGCTCTATGTGCAACCGGCCCAGGGCACCCTGGGCGAGCGCAAACTCCACCAGGGCGCCTGGGTGATTGGCGATCCGACCTGCCGCTTTAATGCTCGCTCGCCGCTGATCCGCTGCGCCCAAAACCCCGGCGGCCCCTGCGACGGTTGCCGCTACTACGAAGCGTCGGAGTAG
- a CDS encoding M48 family metallopeptidase: protein MSRKHFSGLHPDSFRHPLDTQATRSLAALPGLDWLIRYGLAPAAGRLFYLENISASIRVGEKQLPHLHALLREACAVLDIAEPQLYIKQHPVPNAYTFAVPDERAFIVVHTSLLELLTDAEIQAVIAHELGHLKCDHGVYLTLANLFVLATAQIPQYGPLLAQPLRQAMLGWLRAAEFSCDRAALLVTQDVQVLVSLMMKLCGGSPSLVHKLDAEAFLEQARAYEAVDEDELSLALKIAATAEKSHPVPVLRAREIDRWTRSENYRRLMGGEHYRPLERETPRAAAAG, encoded by the coding sequence ATGTCCAGAAAGCATTTCAGCGGTCTCCATCCCGACAGCTTCCGCCATCCCCTCGACACCCAAGCGACCCGTTCACTTGCCGCTTTGCCGGGCCTCGACTGGCTTATCCGCTACGGCCTGGCACCGGCAGCGGGACGGTTGTTTTATCTGGAAAACATTTCAGCGAGCATCCGGGTAGGCGAAAAGCAGCTTCCCCACCTGCACGCCCTTTTGCGCGAAGCCTGCGCGGTGCTCGATATCGCCGAGCCGCAGCTCTATATCAAGCAGCACCCGGTCCCAAACGCCTACACTTTTGCTGTGCCCGACGAGCGCGCCTTTATCGTCGTGCACACCTCGCTGCTCGAACTACTCACCGACGCCGAAATTCAGGCGGTGATCGCCCACGAACTGGGGCATCTCAAGTGCGATCACGGAGTCTACCTGACTTTGGCCAATTTGTTTGTCCTCGCCACCGCCCAGATCCCCCAGTACGGTCCCTTGCTTGCCCAGCCTCTGCGCCAGGCGATGCTGGGCTGGCTGAGGGCGGCGGAATTCAGCTGCGACCGGGCTGCCCTGCTGGTCACCCAGGATGTGCAGGTGCTCGTGTCGCTGATGATGAAGCTATGCGGCGGTTCGCCCTCGCTGGTGCACAAACTGGACGCTGAAGCGTTTTTGGAGCAGGCCCGCGCCTACGAGGCGGTCGATGAGGACGAACTCAGCCTGGCGCTCAAAATTGCTGCCACCGCCGAAAAATCCCACCCGGTGCCGGTGCTGCGGGCCAGGGAGATCGACCGCTGGACGCGCTCGGAGAACTACCGCCGCCTGATGGGAGGCGAGCATTACCGCCCACTCGAGCGCGAGACCCCCCGGGCGGCTGCCGCTGGCTGA
- a CDS encoding murein transglycosylase A: protein MKPRPTGILSTTISAALLAGWLLYSPPVLAEGPLLVGASFAEVDLAGGWRDRWTLIKSVDTSLRYLSTPAAARAYPRHGITRERLAASLRRFRAILKASPSAEEFSVRVGREFDLYRVNPEPDSPEVLITGYFAPLYRASRKPTATYRYPLYKTPSDLVTDGVRGLGQRTAAGVRPYPTRAQIEKQNLLAGGEIAWLADPLERFLVHVQGSAKLMLTDGTTRSVGFSAKTDRPYRSIGKALVADGKILEQDLTLQAVKAYFRAHPEELESYLHKNESYVFFRWTDDGGPYGSLGFPVTAMHSAAMDKSVFPPGALLFIQAQTRAGMLRQFVLDHDTGAAIRGRGRLDLFVGTGPEAEDRAGQINAPARLYYLLLKMPASI, encoded by the coding sequence GTGAAACCCCGACCGACTGGGATACTCTCGACGACGATTAGCGCCGCGCTGCTGGCCGGGTGGCTCCTGTACTCCCCGCCCGTACTCGCCGAGGGGCCGCTTTTGGTGGGTGCCAGTTTTGCTGAGGTGGATCTGGCGGGCGGCTGGCGCGATCGCTGGACGCTGATTAAAAGCGTGGACACCAGTTTGCGCTATCTATCCACCCCGGCGGCTGCGCGCGCCTATCCGCGCCATGGGATCACGCGCGAACGGCTTGCCGCGAGCCTCAGGCGCTTTCGGGCCATCTTGAAGGCTTCGCCGAGCGCCGAGGAGTTCAGCGTGCGGGTGGGGCGCGAATTTGACCTCTATCGGGTCAATCCCGAACCCGACAGCCCCGAGGTGCTCATCACCGGCTACTTCGCGCCGCTCTACCGGGCGAGCCGCAAACCGACTGCAACCTACCGCTATCCGCTCTACAAAACCCCCAGCGACCTGGTCACCGACGGCGTGCGCGGTCTGGGGCAGCGCACCGCCGCCGGGGTGCGGCCCTACCCTACCCGCGCGCAGATCGAAAAGCAGAATTTGCTCGCGGGTGGCGAAATCGCCTGGCTGGCCGACCCGCTCGAACGCTTTTTGGTGCACGTGCAGGGATCGGCCAAGCTGATGCTCACCGACGGTACGACCCGCTCGGTGGGGTTTTCAGCCAAGACCGACCGGCCCTACCGGAGCATCGGCAAGGCGCTGGTGGCCGACGGCAAGATCCTTGAGCAGGACCTGACGCTGCAGGCGGTCAAAGCGTATTTTCGCGCCCATCCCGAGGAGCTCGAATCCTACCTGCACAAAAACGAGTCCTACGTGTTTTTTCGCTGGACCGACGACGGCGGTCCCTACGGCAGCCTCGGCTTTCCGGTGACGGCGATGCACTCAGCGGCGATGGACAAGAGCGTCTTTCCGCCGGGGGCGCTGTTGTTCATCCAGGCCCAGACCCGCGCCGGGATGCTCCGGCAGTTCGTGCTCGACCACGACACGGGGGCGGCCATTCGCGGGCGCGGTCGGTTGGATCTGTTCGTAGGCACGGGCCCTGAAGCGGAGGACCGGGCCGGGCAGATCAATGCCCCGGCCCGGCTCTACTATCTGTTGCTCAAAATGCCCGCCAGTATTTGA
- a CDS encoding type II toxin-antitoxin system VapB family antitoxin gives MRTNVELDDALLEEAFQLTNVRTKKELLHLALRELIRTRKKRNLLDLSGHIQFAEDFDPKALRVDRYVSG, from the coding sequence ATGCGCACCAACGTCGAACTGGACGACGCCCTGCTTGAAGAAGCCTTTCAATTGACCAACGTACGAACCAAGAAAGAATTACTGCATCTGGCATTGCGGGAACTCATTCGCACACGCAAGAAGCGCAATTTACTCGACCTGAGCGGACACATTCAGTTTGCCGAAGATTTTGACCCTAAAGCCTTGCGCGTCGATCGTTATGTTTCTGGTTGA
- the rpe gene encoding ribulose-phosphate 3-epimerase: protein MAKPVVVAPSILSADFARLGEEIHAIDEAGADWIHVDVMDGRFVPNITIGPLIVKAIRPVTQKILDVHLMIVEPEKYIADFAKAGADIITVHCEHNSTVHLHRALSQIKELDKQAGVSLNPSTPLSLIEYVLDLCDLVLVMSVNPGFGGQSFIPQVLPKIARLKAMCEERGLDPWIEVDGGLKPANTWQVLEVGANAIVSGSGVFGVGPARYAEAIEGVRTSRRPAVEVAAQV from the coding sequence ATGGCCAAGCCCGTTGTTGTCGCCCCGTCGATTTTGTCGGCCGACTTCGCCCGCCTCGGCGAGGAGATTCATGCCATTGATGAAGCCGGAGCAGACTGGATCCACGTCGATGTCATGGACGGGCGCTTCGTGCCCAACATCACGATTGGACCGCTCATCGTCAAGGCGATCCGGCCGGTGACCCAGAAAATACTCGATGTGCACCTGATGATTGTCGAGCCCGAAAAGTACATCGCCGATTTTGCTAAAGCGGGTGCCGACATCATCACCGTCCACTGCGAGCACAACTCGACGGTCCACCTGCACCGGGCGCTCTCGCAGATCAAAGAACTGGACAAACAGGCGGGCGTGTCGCTCAATCCATCCACGCCCTTGAGCCTGATTGAGTATGTCCTCGACCTTTGCGACCTGGTGCTGGTCATGAGCGTCAACCCCGGCTTTGGCGGCCAGAGCTTCATTCCGCAGGTGCTGCCCAAAATTGCCCGCCTCAAGGCGATGTGCGAGGAGCGCGGCCTCGACCCGTGGATCGAAGTGGACGGCGGTCTGAAGCCTGCCAACACCTGGCAGGTACTCGAGGTGGGCGCCAACGCCATCGTCTCGGGCTCGGGGGTGTTTGGCGTCGGCCCGGCCCGCTACGCCGAGGCGATCGAAGGGGTGCGCACCAGCCGCCGCCCGGCGGTGGAAGTGGCCGCCCAGGTGTAG
- the ispF gene encoding 2-C-methyl-D-erythritol 2,4-cyclodiphosphate synthase, translating into MRIGNGYDFHRLVAGRRLILGGVEIPYHLGLLGHSDADLLTHAITDALLGAACLGDIGQHFPPGDPQWQDVSSLLLLSKVLELVRGRGLRLSNVDAVVVAERPKLASHIPVIRQSLAGALGLPLDRLSVKATTNEGLGPVGEGLAMACHAVVLLEE; encoded by the coding sequence ATGCGCATCGGCAACGGCTACGACTTTCACCGCCTGGTCGCAGGGCGGCGCTTGATTTTGGGGGGTGTCGAAATTCCTTACCATCTGGGTCTGCTCGGCCACAGCGACGCAGATCTGCTCACCCACGCGATCACCGACGCCCTTTTGGGGGCCGCCTGCCTGGGCGACATCGGTCAGCACTTCCCGCCGGGCGATCCCCAGTGGCAGGACGTCTCGAGCCTGCTGCTGCTTTCGAAGGTGCTCGAACTGGTACGCGGGCGCGGTCTGCGGCTTTCGAACGTCGATGCGGTGGTGGTGGCGGAGCGACCGAAGCTCGCCTCCCATATCCCGGTCATCCGTCAGAGCCTGGCGGGCGCACTGGGTTTACCCCTCGACCGATTGAGCGTCAAGGCCACGACCAACGAGGGCCTCGGCCCCGTGGGCGAGGGCCTCGCCATGGCCTGCCACGCGGTGGTGCTGCTCGAAGAATAG
- a CDS encoding type II toxin-antitoxin system VapC family toxin has translation MKLLLDTHLLLLAAGSEVGSTDKLSVAAVALIDDRSNELLFSAASIWEVTIKNNLGRADFMVDPRLLLRGLRDNGYAELSISSAHTVAVGSLPNVHKDPFDRLLVAQAIVEGITLVTCDPLVASYPGPIRKV, from the coding sequence GTGAAACTGCTGCTCGATACGCATCTGCTCCTGCTGGCCGCAGGTTCGGAGGTGGGTTCGACCGATAAGCTATCGGTTGCGGCAGTTGCCCTCATCGACGATCGTTCCAACGAATTGTTGTTTAGCGCAGCGAGCATTTGGGAAGTGACGATCAAGAACAACCTTGGTCGCGCGGACTTTATGGTCGACCCGCGCCTGCTGCTGCGCGGTCTGCGAGATAACGGCTATGCAGAGCTTTCGATCAGCAGCGCCCATACCGTGGCCGTGGGAAGCTTGCCCAATGTGCATAAAGATCCGTTCGACCGCCTTCTCGTTGCCCAGGCAATCGTCGAGGGTATCACCCTGGTGACGTGCGACCCGCTGGTGGCGAGCTACCCAGGCCCGATCCGCAAAGTCTAG
- a CDS encoding universal stress protein: MLKNVLVAVDSSEFAWRVIEALSHLQLAPNCLVVLAHIVPPPTSEDFVEADVPHTQQEGVPMAVEAESWLDTLSVEIDYPTAQEIVTGDAAEEIVRLAGIHRCELILIGSRGLKGLTRIIQGSVSSQVVADAPCSVYVVRS; this comes from the coding sequence ATGCTGAAAAACGTTCTGGTCGCCGTGGACAGCTCCGAGTTCGCCTGGCGGGTGATCGAGGCGCTCTCGCACCTGCAACTGGCGCCCAACTGCCTGGTGGTGCTCGCCCACATCGTGCCGCCGCCGACCTCCGAAGATTTTGTGGAAGCCGACGTGCCCCACACCCAACAAGAAGGGGTGCCGATGGCCGTCGAGGCCGAAAGCTGGCTCGACACGCTGAGTGTAGAGATCGACTATCCCACCGCCCAGGAAATCGTCACCGGCGACGCCGCCGAGGAGATCGTGCGCCTCGCGGGGATCCACCGCTGCGAACTGATTTTGATCGGCTCGCGCGGCCTGAAGGGTCTCACCCGCATCATCCAGGGCTCCGTCAGCTCCCAGGTGGTGGCCGATGCCCCCTGCTCGGTGTACGTTGTGCGCTCGTAG
- a CDS encoding type II toxin-antitoxin system Phd/YefM family antitoxin → MRVFNIHEAKTQLSRLVDLAAGGEPFVIAKAGKPLVKVMALDAPEPSQIERRGFLAGQIVVPEDFDRMGSTEIEQQFYGHP, encoded by the coding sequence ATGCGGGTATTCAATATTCATGAAGCTAAAACCCAGTTGTCCCGGCTAGTCGATCTGGCCGCTGGGGGTGAGCCGTTTGTGATTGCCAAGGCGGGCAAGCCTCTGGTGAAAGTCATGGCCCTAGATGCCCCTGAGCCTTCTCAGATCGAGCGGCGGGGCTTTTTGGCAGGCCAGATCGTTGTACCGGAAGATTTCGATCGCATGGGTAGCACTGAAATTGAGCAACAGTTCTATGGGCATCCGTGA